One genomic segment of Mycolicibacterium psychrotolerans includes these proteins:
- a CDS encoding DUF1707 domain-containing protein — MTAPLTARAGDRDREATADLLGQALAQGYLDLEEYDGRLRQVYDARTTPDLRYLTADLPVAELRRNDPRRHAARRAAARRGVAFHVAGYLAMVVIVLTVWLAVGIGTGGWYFWPIWPILGAGIGVASHALPIRYAFPPCRARRYPGSPYSSNQ, encoded by the coding sequence ATGACAGCACCGCTGACGGCGCGGGCCGGCGATCGCGACCGCGAGGCCACCGCCGATCTGCTCGGACAGGCACTGGCCCAGGGCTATCTCGACCTCGAGGAGTACGACGGCAGGCTGCGGCAGGTCTACGACGCGCGCACCACCCCCGACCTGCGGTACCTGACCGCCGACCTGCCGGTGGCGGAACTGCGACGCAACGATCCGCGCCGGCATGCCGCCCGGCGTGCGGCGGCCCGCCGCGGGGTGGCGTTCCATGTGGCCGGCTACCTCGCGATGGTCGTGATCGTGCTGACCGTCTGGCTGGCGGTCGGGATCGGCACCGGCGGCTGGTACTTCTGGCCCATCTGGCCGATCCTCGGCGCGGGCATCGGCGTGGCCTCCCACGCACTGCCGATCCGCTACGCGTTCCCGCCCTGCCGCGCGCGCCGCTACCCCGGCTCGCCGTACTCGTCGAACCAGTAG